GCTGATCACCCATTGATCTCCTGATCTCGTTGCAGTTGTTCCAGGTTTGCCACCTCTTGTTGGACTACCTGTCTGCGCTTCACTGACAGCCCGGTTCACAAGAGCCCCATTTTTGATTTCTTCAGCAAAAAATTGCAGCTGTTTCTCATTCCATAGTTTCTTTTCATAAATTTCACCAACAACTCCTTGGTGCCAGCCGATCGATAAGGCAGTTGCTCCATCCATACTTCCTAGTGTTTCTTGAAAAAGGACCATATCCTTTACAGATTGACCCCCGCCCCCGTACTCAACGGGCAGAGACAACGTTGTATAGCCCAGTTTTACTAATGATTCGATATTTTGTTT
The nucleotide sequence above comes from Desertibacillus haloalkaliphilus. Encoded proteins:
- a CDS encoding acyl-CoA dehydrogenase family protein, giving the protein KQNIESLVKLGYTTLSLPVEYGGGGQSVKDMVLFQETLGSMDGATALSIGWHQGVVGEIYEKKLWNEKQLQFFAEEIKNGALVNRAVSEAQTGSPTRGGKPGTTATRSGDQWVIS